A single genomic interval of Gammaproteobacteria bacterium harbors:
- a CDS encoding M48 family metallopeptidase translates to MHSIELDDGRRVPYSIRVSRRSRRVRLTIDPRNGVVMVTPPGVDRQWLTELAASWRGWVATQIDQMGIGELQPTTGDRVALPDCIELAALGERWEICYRYTPSAAARVRQSGAGRLLLSGDCANHGACRRALVRWLGRRAREVLPAWLEEVSAATGLPFSSVVIRAQRSRWGSCSAKGDISLNYQLLFLPRELARHVLLHELCHTVELNHSARFWRTVHRFEPELERMRKDMRRSWSHVPAWVNEAA, encoded by the coding sequence ATGCATTCAATCGAACTCGATGATGGACGGCGGGTGCCCTACAGCATCCGCGTGTCGCGCCGCAGTCGTCGGGTGCGGCTGACGATCGATCCGCGCAATGGCGTGGTGATGGTGACACCGCCGGGCGTGGACCGGCAGTGGCTGACGGAGCTGGCCGCGAGCTGGCGTGGCTGGGTTGCGACCCAGATCGATCAGATGGGCATCGGCGAGCTGCAACCCACGACGGGCGACCGCGTCGCATTGCCTGATTGCATTGAACTCGCTGCGCTGGGTGAGCGCTGGGAGATCTGCTATCGCTACACGCCTTCGGCCGCGGCGAGGGTGCGCCAGAGCGGAGCGGGTCGTTTGCTGCTGAGCGGTGATTGCGCGAACCACGGCGCCTGCCGTCGCGCATTGGTACGCTGGCTCGGTCGTCGTGCACGCGAGGTGCTGCCTGCATGGCTGGAGGAGGTCTCGGCCGCGACCGGGCTGCCTTTTTCCAGTGTCGTGATCCGTGCCCAGCGCAGCCGTTGGGGAAGTTGTTCGGCGAAGGGTGATATCAGTCTGAATTACCAGTTGCTGTTCCTGCCCCGGGAGCTCGCGCGCCATGTGCTGCTGCACGAACTCTGTCATACCGTCGAGCTGAATCATTCGGCGCGGTTCTGGCGCACAGTGCACCGCTTCGAGCCCGAACTCGAGCGGATGCGCAAGGATATGCGGCGTTCGTGGTCGCATGTTCCCGCCTGGGTGAACGAAGCCGCCTGA
- the nadA gene encoding quinolinate synthase NadA translates to MDLGQMATEAELVKAFLHARHPVELSQAEIAGYKTRISALLREKNAVLVAHYYTSPLVQALAEETGGIVSDSLQMARFGHDHPASTLVVAGVRFMGETAKILTPAKRVLMPTLEATCSLDVGCPPDLFSRFCDEHPERTVVVYANTSAAVKARSDWVVTSSIALDVVEYLGSRGEKILWAPDKYLGSWVQRETGADMVLWDGSCIVHEEFKAKGVEDLLRVYPDAGVLVHPESPQPVIALADVVGSTTQIIEAARKLPHPRFVVATDQGIFYQLQKQVPDKEFIIAPTAGEGATCRSCSHCPWMAMNDLQALLSTLEQEDNEIEVDEQLAAKAMLPLQRMLNFSRERHVAVRGNA, encoded by the coding sequence ATGGATCTCGGGCAAATGGCAACCGAGGCGGAACTCGTCAAGGCGTTTCTGCATGCGCGGCACCCGGTCGAGTTGTCGCAAGCCGAAATCGCAGGTTACAAGACCCGGATCAGCGCGCTGCTGCGCGAAAAGAATGCCGTGCTGGTGGCGCACTATTACACCTCTCCGCTGGTGCAGGCGCTTGCCGAGGAGACCGGCGGAATCGTGTCGGACTCGCTGCAGATGGCGCGTTTCGGTCACGATCATCCGGCGAGCACCCTGGTGGTTGCCGGGGTGCGCTTCATGGGCGAAACCGCCAAGATCCTGACTCCCGCCAAACGCGTCCTGATGCCGACGCTCGAAGCCACCTGTTCGCTCGATGTGGGCTGCCCGCCCGATCTTTTTTCCCGCTTCTGCGACGAGCACCCGGAGCGCACGGTGGTCGTCTATGCCAACACCTCGGCCGCGGTGAAGGCGCGCTCCGACTGGGTTGTGACGTCGAGCATTGCACTCGATGTGGTGGAGTACCTCGGCAGTCGCGGCGAGAAGATCCTGTGGGCGCCGGACAAGTATCTCGGCTCCTGGGTGCAACGTGAAACCGGTGCCGATATGGTGCTGTGGGACGGCAGCTGCATCGTTCACGAAGAGTTCAAGGCCAAGGGTGTGGAAGACCTGTTGAGGGTCTACCCGGACGCTGGCGTGCTGGTGCACCCGGAATCGCCGCAGCCGGTGATTGCCCTTGCCGATGTGGTGGGCAGCACCACGCAGATCATCGAAGCGGCGCGCAAGCTGCCGCATCCGCGCTTCGTGGTGGCAACTGATCAGGGAATCTTCTATCAGCTGCAGAAGCAGGTGCCGGACAAGGAATTCATCATTGCGCCAACCGCGGGCGAGGGCGCGACCTGTCGCAGCTGCTCGCACTGCCCGTGGATGGCGATGAACGATCTGCAGGCGTTGCTGAGCACCCTGGAGCAGGAAGACAACGAAATCGAGGTGGACGAGCAACTCGCCGCCAAGGCCATGCTGCCGTTGCAGCGCATGCTGAATTTCTCGCGCGAACGCCATGTTGCGGTGCGCGGCAACGCCTGA
- a CDS encoding M48 family metallopeptidase produces the protein MLKPAPRSRGFVRAALVCGFAVLCCHVAAPATAVDIALPELGDTSSAYVSPQQERRIGQAWLRMFRSQVRTVSDPLLEDYLEHVVFDLAAHSQLSDAHLTVVVVDNPTINAFAVPGGVVGIHDGLLLYAKHEDELASVIGHELAHLSQRHFARSVEEAKRNAVPNMLALLTSLVIAATAGGDAGMAAITTSQAAIQQQQLRFSRSHEREADRIGMLTLVNAGYDANGMPRMFSRMLESMRYNTRRPPEFLLSHPVTESRVADAQNRARNYSDQGRQDSEDFGLMQARVQVGFDETPGYSIKRFRAEIEKDGGLAIGNVYGLVLALTRANELEAARNELSPLLKNYPGNIAFTLAASDIDVASGRAADAVSRRRKLLALNPDNRPLSMSYADALLKTGDAKTAERVLVSQSKLHPDDPQVWYALAETHGLAGNIVDVHRARAEYFILNGALDRAERQLGYALDLADGNFHTSASVQARIADIQEMRQEIDL, from the coding sequence TTGCTGAAACCCGCTCCACGTTCCAGAGGCTTTGTGCGCGCGGCGCTCGTCTGCGGCTTTGCCGTGCTGTGCTGCCATGTCGCGGCACCGGCGACGGCGGTCGATATTGCACTGCCGGAACTTGGTGACACATCCTCGGCCTATGTATCTCCGCAGCAGGAACGCCGCATCGGCCAGGCCTGGCTGCGCATGTTCCGCAGCCAGGTGCGCACCGTTTCCGATCCCCTGCTCGAGGATTACCTGGAGCATGTGGTGTTCGATCTCGCGGCGCACAGCCAGCTCTCGGATGCGCATCTGACGGTGGTGGTGGTGGACAACCCGACGATCAATGCCTTTGCCGTACCCGGCGGGGTGGTCGGCATCCATGACGGCTTGCTGCTTTATGCCAAGCACGAGGATGAGCTGGCTTCGGTGATCGGGCACGAACTGGCGCACCTCAGCCAGCGCCATTTCGCGCGCAGCGTGGAGGAAGCCAAGCGCAATGCGGTGCCCAACATGCTCGCGCTGCTCACCAGCCTGGTGATCGCGGCCACGGCGGGCGGCGATGCGGGAATGGCGGCGATCACCACCAGCCAGGCCGCCATCCAGCAGCAGCAATTGCGCTTCAGCCGTTCACACGAACGCGAAGCCGACCGTATCGGCATGCTGACCCTGGTGAATGCCGGCTACGACGCCAACGGCATGCCCCGGATGTTCTCGCGCATGCTCGAGTCAATGCGCTACAACACGCGCCGGCCGCCGGAATTCCTGCTTTCGCACCCGGTCACCGAGAGCCGCGTCGCCGATGCCCAGAACCGCGCCCGCAACTACTCCGACCAGGGGCGCCAGGACAGCGAAGATTTCGGCTTGATGCAGGCGCGGGTACAGGTCGGCTTCGACGAGACGCCGGGCTACTCCATCAAGCGCTTTCGCGCGGAGATCGAAAAGGACGGCGGTCTCGCGATCGGCAATGTCTACGGACTGGTGCTTGCGCTCACCCGCGCCAACGAACTCGAGGCCGCGCGCAACGAGCTATCGCCGCTGCTGAAGAACTACCCCGGCAACATTGCCTTCACGCTCGCCGCATCCGATATCGACGTCGCTTCGGGCAGGGCCGCGGATGCCGTTTCCCGCCGGCGCAAGCTGCTGGCTCTGAATCCCGACAACCGGCCGCTCTCGATGAGCTATGCCGACGCGCTGCTGAAAACCGGCGATGCAAAAACCGCCGAACGGGTGCTGGTCAGCCAGTCAAAGCTCCACCCCGACGATCCGCAGGTGTGGTACGCACTGGCCGAAACCCACGGGCTGGCAGGCAACATCGTCGATGTTCATCGCGCGCGGGCCGAATATTTCATCCTCAACGGGGCCCTCGATCGCGCCGAGCGCCAGCTCGGCTATGCCCTCGACCTCGCCGATGGCAACTTCCACACCAGCGCGAGCGTGCAGGCGCGGATTGCGGATATCCAGGAAATGCGCCAGGAAATCGATTTGTAG
- a CDS encoding sulfurtransferase TusA family protein gives MQLPIDEVDARGMSCPLPLLKAKKALNALGPGALLRVLATDTGSVRDFRVFCEQSGNVLLESTELDGVYSYLLQKRANSTGAAPRC, from the coding sequence ATGCAACTGCCGATTGACGAAGTGGATGCCCGTGGCATGTCCTGCCCGTTGCCCCTGCTGAAGGCCAAGAAAGCCCTCAATGCGCTGGGGCCCGGGGCGTTGCTGCGGGTGCTCGCGACCGATACCGGTTCGGTGCGTGACTTCCGCGTGTTCTGCGAGCAGAGCGGCAATGTACTGCTCGAATCCACGGAACTTGACGGCGTTTACAGCTATCTGCTGCAGAAGCGCGCGAATTCGACCGGCGCTGCCCCCCGATGCTGA
- a CDS encoding AI-2E family transporter produces MLKIVQKWVDRYFAEEEAVILLLLLLGSLLVIATIGDVVAPVIASMVLAFMMQGVVGQLARRGLPEPLALGLAFALFIGAFLLFLLILLPLAWRQLGNLLADLPRMVDAVRDALMLLPHRYPTLISESQARELIDSGSRDIARLGQSAFSFSIAHLPGFIGMAIYLVIVPLLVFFFLKDRHVILAWFAALLPARRPQMSRIWHEMDLQLANYVRGKGMEILIVGSVSIITFMLFGLDYSLLLGFLVGLSVVIPYVGAVLVTLPVALVALFQWGLSPLFGYLMLAYLVIQVLDGNVLVPWLFSEANSLHPIAIILAVLLFGSIWGVWGTFFAIPLATLIKATMNAWPSSQSGESALNLPQGPAV; encoded by the coding sequence ATGCTGAAAATCGTCCAGAAGTGGGTCGATCGCTATTTCGCCGAAGAGGAAGCGGTGATCCTTCTGCTGTTGCTGCTCGGATCGCTGCTGGTCATTGCCACCATCGGCGATGTGGTGGCGCCGGTGATAGCCAGCATGGTGCTTGCGTTCATGATGCAGGGCGTGGTCGGCCAGCTTGCGCGCCGCGGCCTGCCCGAGCCGCTGGCGCTGGGGCTCGCTTTCGCACTTTTCATCGGTGCGTTCCTGCTGTTTCTGTTGATCCTGCTGCCGCTGGCGTGGAGGCAGCTGGGCAACCTGCTCGCGGATCTGCCGCGCATGGTGGACGCGGTTCGCGACGCATTGATGCTGTTGCCGCATCGCTATCCCACGCTGATCAGCGAGAGCCAGGCAAGGGAGCTCATCGACAGCGGCAGTCGCGATATTGCCCGCCTTGGACAGAGCGCGTTTTCCTTCTCCATTGCCCACCTGCCGGGTTTCATCGGCATGGCGATCTACCTGGTAATCGTGCCGTTGCTGGTGTTTTTCTTTCTCAAGGACCGGCATGTGATTCTCGCCTGGTTTGCCGCGCTGCTGCCGGCGCGGCGGCCGCAGATGTCCCGCATCTGGCACGAAATGGATCTGCAACTGGCAAATTACGTGCGTGGCAAGGGCATGGAGATCCTGATCGTCGGCAGCGTCTCGATCATCACCTTCATGCTGTTCGGGTTGGACTACTCGCTGCTGCTCGGATTTCTGGTCGGGTTGTCGGTGGTGATTCCCTATGTCGGCGCGGTGCTGGTGACACTGCCGGTGGCGCTGGTGGCGCTGTTTCAATGGGGGTTGAGCCCGCTGTTCGGTTACCTGATGCTGGCCTACCTGGTGATCCAGGTGCTCGATGGCAATGTACTGGTGCCGTGGCTGTTTTCCGAGGCCAACAGCCTGCACCCGATCGCGATCATCCTTGCGGTGCTCCTGTTCGGTTCCATCTGGGGAGTCTGGGGGACGTTCTTCGCCATTCCGCTCGCCACCCTGATCAAGGCCACGATGAATGCATGGCCGAGTTCACAATCCGGAGAATCGGCATTGAACCTGCCGCAGGGTCCTGCGGTCTGA